A part of Leptotrichia hongkongensis genomic DNA contains:
- the cas13a gene encoding type VI-A CRISPR-associated RNA-guided ribonuclease Cas13a, producing MKITKIDGISHKKYIKEGKLVKSTSEENKTDERLSELLSIRLDTYIKNPDNASEQENRTRRENLKEFFSNKVLHLKDGILYLKDRREKNAVQSKNYSEQDISEYDLKNKNSFSVLKKILLNEDINSEELEMFRKDIDKKLDKINSLKYSLEENKANYQKINENNIKKVEGKSKRNIFYNYYKDSAKRNDYINNIQEAFDKLYKKEDIENLFFLIENSKKHEKYKIRECYHKIIGRKNDKENFSKIIYEEIQNVNNMKELIEKVPNVSELKKSQVFYKYYLNKEKLNDENIKYVFCHFVEIEMSKLLKNYVYKKPSNISNDKVKRIFEYQSLKKLIENKLLNKLDTYVRNCGKYNFYLQDGEIATSNFIVGNRQNEAFLRNIIGVSSAAYFSLRNILETENENDITGRMRGNTVKNKKGEEKYISGEIDKLYDNNKQNEVKKNLKMFYSYDFSMDSKNEIEDFFSNIDEAISSIRHGIVHFNLELEGKNIFTFKNIVPSQISKKMFQDEINEKKLKLKIFKQLNSANVFNYYEKDVIIKYLKNTKFNFVNKNIPFVPSFTKLYNKIEDLRNTLKFFWSVPKDKEEKDAQIYLLKNIYYGEFLNKFVKNSKVFFKITNEVIKINKQRNQKTGHYKYQKFENIEKTVPVEYLAIIQSREMINNQDKEEKNTYIDFIQQIFLKGFIDYLNKNNLKYIENNNNNDNNDIFSKIKIKKDNKEKYDKILKNYEKYNRNKEIPHEINEFVREIKLGKILKYTESLNMFYLILKLLNHKELTNLKGSLEKYQSANKEEAFSDQLELINLLNLDNHRVTEDFELEADEIGKFLDFNGNKVKDRKELKKFDINKIYFDGENIIKHRAFYNIKKYGMLNLLEKISNEAKYKISIEELKNYSNKKNEIEKNHTTQENLHRKYARPRKDEKFTDEDYKKYEKAIRNIQQYTHLKNKVEFNELNLLQSLLLRILHRLVGYTSIWERDLRFRLKGEFPENQYIEEIFNFDNSKNVKYKNGQIVEKYINFYKELYKDDTEKISIYSDKKVKELKKEKKDLYIRNYIAHFNYIPNAEVSLLEVLENLRKLLSYDRKLKNAIMKSIVDILKEYGFVATFKIGADKKIEIQTLESEKIVHLKNLEKEKLTTNRNSKELCKLVKVMFEYKMEEKKSEN from the coding sequence ATGAAAATCACAAAAATTGATGGAATTTCACATAAAAAATATATTAAAGAAGGAAAATTGGTAAAAAGTACGAGTGAAGAAAATAAGACTGATGAGAGATTGTCAGAGCTTTTAAGTATAAGACTGGATACGTATATAAAAAATCCTGATAATGCAAGTGAACAAGAAAATAGAACAAGAAGAGAAAATTTAAAAGAATTTTTTTCAAATAAAGTATTGCATTTAAAAGATGGTATTCTGTATTTAAAGGATAGGAGAGAAAAAAATGCAGTACAGAGTAAAAATTATTCTGAACAAGATATTTCAGAATATGATTTAAAAAACAAAAATAGTTTTTCGGTTTTAAAAAAAATACTGTTAAATGAAGATATAAATTCTGAAGAATTAGAGATGTTTAGAAAAGATATTGATAAAAAATTGGATAAGATAAATTCTTTAAAATATTCACTTGAAGAAAATAAAGCTAATTATCAAAAAATTAATGAAAATAATATAAAAAAAGTTGAAGGAAAAAGCAAAAGAAACATTTTTTACAATTATTACAAAGACTCAGCAAAGCGTAATGATTACATAAATAATATACAAGAAGCATTTGATAAATTATATAAAAAAGAAGATATTGAGAATTTATTTTTTTTAATAGAAAATTCAAAAAAACATGAAAAATATAAAATAAGGGAATGCTATCACAAAATAATTGGAAGAAAAAATGATAAAGAAAATTTTTCAAAAATTATTTATGAAGAAATACAGAATGTAAATAATATGAAAGAATTAATTGAGAAAGTTCCAAATGTAAGTGAATTGAAAAAATCTCAAGTATTTTATAAATATTATTTGAATAAAGAGAAACTTAATGATGAAAATATAAAATATGTTTTTTGTCATTTTGTAGAAATTGAAATGAGTAAACTTCTGAAAAATTATGTATATAAAAAACCAAGTAATATAAGTAATGATAAAGTGAAAAGAATATTTGAATATCAAAGTTTAAAAAAATTAATAGAAAATAAATTACTAAATAAATTGGATACTTATGTAAGAAATTGTGGAAAATACAATTTTTATTTACAGGATGGAGAAATTGCGACAAGTAATTTTATTGTTGGGAATAGACAAAATGAAGCATTTTTGCGAAATATAATTGGGGTTTCTTCTGCTGCATACTTTTCATTGAGAAATATTCTTGAAACTGAAAATGAGAATGATATTACAGGCAGAATGAGAGGAAATACTGTAAAAAATAAGAAGGGCGAAGAAAAATATATTTCTGGAGAAATTGATAAATTATATGATAATAATAAACAAAATGAAGTGAAAAAAAATTTGAAAATGTTCTATAGTTATGATTTTAGTATGGATAGCAAAAATGAAATTGAAGATTTTTTTTCAAATATTGATGAAGCTATTAGTAGTATTAGACATGGGATTGTGCATTTTAATTTGGAATTAGAAGGGAAAAATATATTTACATTTAAAAATATAGTTCCTTCTCAAATTTCAAAGAAAATGTTTCAAGATGAAATAAATGAGAAAAAATTGAAATTGAAGATATTTAAGCAGTTAAATAGTGCAAATGTATTTAATTATTATGAAAAGGATGTGATAATTAAATATTTAAAAAATACAAAATTTAATTTTGTAAATAAGAATATTCCTTTTGTTCCTTCTTTTACGAAATTATATAATAAAATAGAAGATTTAAGAAATACTTTAAAATTTTTTTGGAGTGTTCCTAAGGATAAAGAAGAAAAAGATGCTCAAATATATCTTTTGAAAAATATTTATTATGGTGAATTTCTTAATAAATTTGTTAAAAATAGTAAAGTTTTTTTTAAAATAACTAATGAAGTAATAAAAATAAATAAACAAAGAAATCAAAAAACAGGACATTATAAATATCAAAAATTTGAAAATATAGAAAAAACTGTACCAGTAGAATATCTTGCTATTATACAAAGTAGGGAGATGATTAATAATCAGGATAAAGAAGAAAAAAATACATACATTGATTTTATACAACAAATATTTTTAAAAGGTTTTATAGATTATTTGAATAAAAATAATTTAAAATATATAGAAAATAATAATAATAATGATAATAATGATATATTTTCTAAAATAAAAATAAAAAAAGATAATAAAGAAAAATATGATAAAATTTTAAAAAATTATGAAAAATATAATAGGAATAAAGAAATTCCACATGAAATAAATGAATTTGTAAGAGAGATAAAATTAGGAAAGATATTAAAATACACTGAAAGTTTGAATATGTTTTATCTAATTTTAAAATTGCTTAATCATAAAGAATTGACTAATTTGAAAGGAAGTCTTGAAAAATATCAGAGTGCAAATAAAGAAGAAGCTTTTTCAGATCAACTTGAACTTATAAATCTTTTAAACTTAGATAATCATAGAGTAACAGAAGATTTTGAATTAGAAGCGGATGAAATTGGGAAGTTTTTAGATTTTAATGGAAATAAAGTAAAAGATAGGAAAGAATTGAAGAAATTTGACATAAATAAAATATATTTTGATGGAGAAAATATTATAAAGCATAGAGCTTTTTATAATATAAAAAAATATGGGATGTTAAATTTACTTGAGAAAATATCTAATGAGGCAAAGTATAAAATAAGTATAGAAGAATTAAAAAATTACAGTAATAAAAAAAATGAAATAGAAAAAAATCATACAACCCAGGAAAATTTACATAGAAAATATGCAAGACCTAGAAAAGATGAAAAATTTACTGATGAAGATTATAAAAAATACGAGAAAGCAATCAGAAATATACAGCAATATACTCATTTGAAAAATAAAGTTGAATTTAATGAATTAAATTTATTGCAAAGTTTACTATTAAGAATACTTCATAGGCTTGTAGGATATACTTCAATTTGGGAAAGGGATCTAAGATTTAGATTAAAAGGTGAATTTCCTGAAAATCAGTATATTGAAGAAATATTTAATTTTGATAATAGCAAGAATGTAAAATATAAAAATGGGCAGATTGTTGAAAAGTATATAAATTTTTATAAAGAATTATATAAAGACGATACAGAAAAAATAAGTATCTATTCTGATAAAAAAGTAAAAGAATTAAAAAAAGAGAAAAAAGATTTGTATATAAGAAATTATATAGCACATTTTAATTATATTCCAAATGCTGAAGTTTCACTTTTAGAAGTGCTGGAAAATTTAAGAAAATTGCTTTCTTATGATAGAAAACTAAAAAATGCAATTATGAAATCAATAGTGGATATATTAAAGGAATATGGTTTTGTAGCAACATTTAAAATAGGAGCAGATAAGAAAATAGAAATTCAGACTTTAGAATCGGAAAAAATTGTACATTTGAAAAATTTAGAAAAAGAGAAATTAACGACTAATAGAAATTCAAAAGAATTGTGTAAACTTGTGAAAGTTATGTTTGAGTATAAAATGGAAGAAAAAAAATCTGAAAACTAA
- a CDS encoding S-ribosylhomocysteine lyase → MERIASFTVDHIRLNRGIYVSRIDEVNGNYLTSFDIRMKLPNREPVINIAELHTMEHLGATFLRNHPTWKDEIVYFGPMGCRTGFYLILKGKLESKDIIDLMKELYKFMAEFKGAIPGATAIECGNYLDQNLPMANFEAKKYLEETLENLGEENLNYPE, encoded by the coding sequence ATGGAAAGAATAGCAAGTTTTACAGTAGATCACATCAGATTAAACAGAGGAATTTATGTGTCAAGAATAGACGAAGTTAATGGAAATTATTTGACAAGTTTTGATATAAGAATGAAATTACCAAATAGAGAGCCAGTAATAAATATTGCTGAACTTCATACAATGGAGCATTTGGGAGCAACATTTTTGAGAAATCATCCAACTTGGAAAGATGAAATCGTATATTTTGGGCCTATGGGATGCAGAACAGGATTTTATCTTATCTTAAAAGGAAAATTGGAATCAAAGGACATTATTGACTTAATGAAAGAACTTTACAAATTTATGGCAGAATTTAAAGGAGCAATCCCAGGAGCGACTGCTATAGAATGTGGAAATTACTTGGATCAAAACTTGCCGATGGCTAACTTTGAGGCTAAGAAATATTTGGAGGAAACGTTGGAGAATTTGGGAGAAGAAAATTTAAATTATCCTGAGTAG
- the tgt gene encoding tRNA guanosine(34) transglycosylase Tgt, which yields MCIEKENKDFKNPIEYKLEKKDGNARAGVIKTPHGEIKTPVFMPVGTQATVKAMTREELEEINSQIILGNTYHLYLRPGDELVNDFGGLHKFMRWDKPILTDSGGFQVFSLGDLRKIKEEGVHFRSHLDGSKHFLSPEKSISIQNNLGSDIMMVLDECPPGLSTREYLIPSIERTTRWAKRCIEANRNKDKQGLFAIVQGGIYEDLRDKSFEELYEYDYGFAGYALGGLAVGEPREDMYRILKYSTPKLPENKPRYLMGVGEPVDMLEAVEHGIDMMDCVQPTRIGRHGTVFTKYGRLVIKNAIYSRDDRPLDEGCDCYACKNYTRAYIRHLFKAGEILGQRLATYHNLYFLLKLMDNAREAIIDGRFKEYKEEVLKNYAMGKESEWIKPKSI from the coding sequence ATGTGTATTGAAAAAGAAAATAAAGATTTTAAAAATCCAATAGAATATAAATTAGAAAAAAAAGATGGAAATGCACGTGCTGGAGTTATAAAAACACCACATGGAGAGATAAAAACACCAGTATTTATGCCAGTTGGTACACAGGCAACTGTGAAGGCTATGACTAGAGAGGAATTGGAAGAGATTAATTCTCAAATTATTTTAGGAAATACGTATCATTTGTATTTACGTCCTGGAGATGAGCTGGTAAATGATTTTGGCGGTCTTCATAAATTTATGAGATGGGATAAGCCAATACTTACTGATAGTGGCGGATTTCAAGTGTTTAGTCTTGGAGATTTGAGAAAGATAAAAGAGGAAGGGGTTCATTTTCGTTCGCATTTAGATGGATCAAAACATTTTTTATCGCCTGAAAAATCTATTTCGATTCAAAATAATCTAGGAAGCGATATTATGATGGTGCTGGATGAATGCCCGCCAGGACTTTCAACACGTGAATATTTGATACCATCCATTGAAAGAACTACGAGATGGGCTAAGCGTTGTATCGAAGCAAATAGAAATAAGGATAAGCAGGGGCTTTTTGCAATTGTGCAAGGCGGAATTTATGAGGATTTACGGGATAAAAGTTTTGAAGAACTGTATGAATATGACTATGGATTTGCTGGGTATGCTTTAGGGGGGCTTGCGGTAGGAGAGCCACGTGAGGATATGTATAGAATTTTAAAATATAGCACGCCAAAACTGCCTGAAAATAAACCACGTTATTTAATGGGAGTGGGAGAGCCTGTGGATATGCTTGAAGCTGTGGAGCATGGAATTGACATGATGGATTGCGTTCAGCCTACAAGAATTGGTAGACATGGTACTGTATTTACGAAGTATGGACGTCTTGTTATAAAAAATGCGATTTATTCAAGAGATGACAGACCACTTGATGAAGGTTGTGACTGTTATGCCTGCAAAAATTATACGAGAGCGTATATAAGACATTTATTCAAGGCTGGAGAAATTTTAGGACAAAGGCTTGCAACATATCATAATTTGTATTTTTTGCTAAAACTTATGGATAACGCACGTGAGGCAATTATTGATGGAAGATTTAAGGAATATAAAGAAGAAGTGCTGAAAAACTATGCCATGGGAAAAGAAAGTGAATGGATAAAGCCAAAATCGATATAA
- a CDS encoding GNAT family N-acetyltransferase produces MKIITLSEMLRYDTEENIKNKFLNSFKSLTNNDVEKFLHNKAIEIEKKSISTTHLLFDDKKLVGYLSLSNKSLILPKERIEKLSNSKRKRLLQSGQTLENGHLVVNSYLIGQLGKNYDLPKEIQVKGVDLLTLAFYLLLEVKKIMTARYVWLECKNSEKLIDFYKKFGFEKIDNFISKDGLVVMMMKLVRKN; encoded by the coding sequence ATGAAAATAATAACACTAAGTGAAATGTTGAGATATGATACTGAAGAAAATATAAAAAATAAATTTTTGAATAGTTTTAAAAGTTTGACAAATAACGATGTGGAAAAATTTTTACATAATAAAGCAATAGAAATTGAAAAAAAGTCTATTTCTACAACTCATTTGTTATTTGATGATAAAAAATTAGTTGGATATTTATCATTATCAAATAAAAGTTTGATTTTACCAAAAGAAAGAATAGAGAAATTAAGCAACAGTAAAAGGAAAAGATTGTTGCAAAGTGGACAAACACTTGAAAATGGACATTTAGTTGTAAATAGTTACTTAATAGGGCAATTAGGCAAAAATTATGATTTACCGAAAGAAATTCAAGTGAAAGGTGTAGATTTACTTACTTTGGCATTTTATTTACTATTGGAAGTAAAAAAAATTATGACAGCTAGGTATGTATGGTTAGAATGTAAAAATTCAGAGAAACTTATAGATTTTTATAAAAAATTTGGCTTTGAGAAGATAGATAATTTTATTTCTAAAGATGGATTGGTTGTTATGATGATGAAATTGGTTAGGAAAAATTGA
- a CDS encoding type II toxin-antitoxin system HicB family antitoxin encodes MDVFYPAVITKEDGIYYSCLVDFDKFEDGSINYYATFGDNMEKAVSNLRETLGLHLADLLDVRKNFPEPSRVEDIKLKENQYLYIISVDPVYEVAKVTNALKKKTLTIPVWLDILAQEKNLNFSQILQKALKKELGIE; translated from the coding sequence ATGGATGTATTTTATCCAGCAGTGATAACTAAGGAAGATGGAATTTATTATAGTTGTCTTGTTGATTTTGATAAGTTTGAAGATGGAAGTATAAATTATTATGCTACATTTGGAGATAATATGGAGAAAGCTGTTTCTAATTTAAGGGAAACATTGGGATTGCATCTGGCTGATTTGCTGGATGTAAGAAAAAATTTTCCTGAACCTTCAAGAGTAGAAGATATAAAATTGAAAGAAAATCAGTATTTATATATTATTTCTGTTGATCCAGTATATGAAGTGGCAAAAGTTACAAATGCACTTAAAAAGAAAACTTTAACAATTCCTGTTTGGTTAGATATATTGGCACAGGAAAAAAATCTGAATTTTTCACAAATTTTACAAAAAGCATTGAAAAAAGAATTAGGTATTGAGTAG
- the secG gene encoding preprotein translocase subunit SecG has translation MLENLLIIALVILSIIMISVILLQPDRSQGLAKSSANILDEEKEGIEKFTEIVATLFLVVAILFQIVR, from the coding sequence GTGTTAGAAAATTTATTAATTATAGCTCTAGTAATTTTATCAATCATCATGATAAGCGTAATTTTACTACAGCCAGACAGAAGCCAAGGTTTAGCAAAAAGTTCTGCTAACATCTTGGATGAAGAAAAAGAAGGAATTGAAAAATTTACTGAAATAGTCGCAACATTATTTCTAGTTGTTGCAATCTTATTCCAAATTGTGAGATAA
- the tpiA gene encoding triose-phosphate isomerase: MRKVIVAGNWKMNKTAKEAAQFFNELKPLVADVKNAGIVIGAPFTALETATRETAGSNIKIAAENMNAKESGAYTGEVSPLMLKDLGVEYVILGHSERREYYHETDEIINEKVKSALAHDLKPILCIGEKLEEREAGTTNDVVKTQITGGLKDVTAAEMANVVLAYEPVWAIGTGKTATPEQAQEVHAFIRGLLTDLYGKEVAENVTVQYGGSMNDANAADLIAQTDIDGGLVGGASLIPEKFAVIIKAGDAAAK, encoded by the coding sequence ATGAGAAAAGTAATAGTAGCTGGAAACTGGAAAATGAACAAAACTGCAAAAGAGGCTGCACAATTCTTCAATGAATTAAAACCTTTAGTAGCAGACGTAAAAAATGCAGGAATCGTAATTGGAGCACCATTTACTGCATTAGAAACAGCAACTAGAGAAACTGCAGGAAGCAACATTAAAATTGCTGCTGAAAATATGAACGCTAAAGAAAGCGGAGCATATACTGGAGAAGTTTCACCATTGATGTTAAAAGATTTAGGTGTAGAATATGTAATTTTAGGACATTCTGAAAGAAGAGAATATTACCATGAAACTGATGAAATCATCAATGAAAAAGTAAAATCAGCATTGGCTCACGATTTAAAACCAATCTTATGTATCGGAGAAAAATTGGAAGAAAGAGAAGCTGGAACTACTAATGATGTTGTAAAAACTCAAATTACTGGTGGATTAAAAGATGTAACAGCTGCTGAAATGGCAAATGTTGTACTAGCTTATGAACCAGTATGGGCAATTGGAACAGGTAAAACTGCTACTCCAGAACAAGCTCAAGAAGTTCACGCATTCATCAGAGGATTATTAACTGATTTATACGGAAAAGAAGTTGCAGAAAACGTAACAGTTCAATATGGTGGATCAATGAACGATGCAAATGCAGCTGACTTAATCGCTCAAACAGATATTGACGGTGGATTAGTAGGAGGAGCAAGTTTAATTCCTGAAAAATTCGCTGTAATAATAAAAGCCGGAGATGCAGCAGCTAAATAA
- a CDS encoding Hsp33 family molecular chaperone HslO, with translation MGKSEIIRGTSKCARFFVCDTTEIVKEAKKIHGLDPIATTIFGKLLTATAMMGKDLKNEKDLVTVKVNGDGPYGNMLATGNMKGEVKGYIGNPEDKFHQIIDENGNFIKDETGQVRFIGNGTMQVIKDLGLRDPFSGVTKINEEDIADIIAHYFLLSEQIKSVVALGVKLDENGEVKRAGGYLIQLLPGVEDGFIDKLENKLQQIRTITELLEGGMSLEQIVELLYEDISVFEEETDVDGAHKKVYVEDFEILEKSELEYKCNCTKEKFYKGLITLGKEEIDKILEEEGKIQVECHFCGKKYDFGKEDFKNL, from the coding sequence ATGGGAAAATCAGAAATAATTAGAGGGACAAGCAAATGTGCAAGATTTTTTGTCTGTGATACGACAGAGATTGTAAAAGAGGCAAAGAAGATTCATGGACTTGATCCGATAGCGACAACTATTTTTGGGAAACTATTGACAGCGACAGCTATGATGGGGAAAGATTTGAAAAATGAGAAGGATTTAGTGACAGTTAAAGTAAATGGAGATGGACCTTATGGAAATATGCTTGCGACTGGGAATATGAAAGGGGAAGTAAAAGGTTATATTGGAAATCCTGAAGATAAATTTCATCAGATAATTGACGAAAATGGAAATTTTATAAAAGATGAGACTGGGCAAGTGAGATTTATTGGAAATGGAACAATGCAAGTTATAAAGGACTTGGGGCTGCGTGATCCGTTTTCTGGCGTTACAAAAATAAATGAAGAGGATATTGCAGATATAATTGCTCATTATTTTCTTTTATCAGAGCAGATAAAATCAGTCGTTGCACTTGGTGTAAAACTGGATGAAAATGGAGAAGTAAAAAGGGCTGGAGGTTATTTGATACAGCTGTTGCCAGGTGTGGAAGACGGATTTATTGATAAACTGGAAAATAAATTACAGCAAATTAGGACGATTACTGAACTTCTGGAAGGCGGAATGAGTCTTGAGCAGATTGTAGAACTGCTTTATGAAGATATTTCTGTATTTGAGGAAGAAACTGATGTTGATGGTGCACATAAAAAGGTTTATGTGGAAGATTTTGAAATTTTGGAAAAATCAGAGCTGGAGTATAAATGTAATTGCACTAAAGAGAAGTTTTACAAGGGATTAATCACGCTTGGAAAAGAAGAAATTGATAAAATTCTGGAAGAGGAAGGCAAAATTCAAGTAGAATGCCATTTTTGCGGTAAAAAATATGATTTTGGAAAAGAAGATTTTAAAAATTTATAA
- a CDS encoding D-alanine--D-alanine ligase, protein MSKLRVGVIRGGVSTEREVSLKTGSEIVANLNRDKYEVFDIVIDSEKEVFEKVKDLNLDFVYIALHGVFGEDGRIQAILQSLGVAYSGPGVMSSAVCMDKEFSKRIVAGYGVRIAKWKSVRVGETVDFETIKKELGNRVVVKPNNGGSSIGVSFVENQEELEKGLELVFGMDKEALIEEVLHGVEISVPVIGGEVFPTLRIEALAGDYFDYESKYAKGGANEYVFEFPEKVQAEINKFAKDSYYGLKCEGFARIDFMVVNEETPYFMEVNTSPGMTSASLLPKSTASKGYDYSQTLDLLIQSSIKVER, encoded by the coding sequence ATGTCAAAATTAAGAGTAGGAGTAATACGTGGGGGAGTTTCAACTGAAAGGGAAGTTTCTTTAAAGACAGGAAGTGAAATTGTAGCAAACTTGAATAGAGATAAATATGAGGTTTTTGATATTGTGATTGATTCAGAAAAGGAAGTTTTTGAGAAAGTAAAAGACTTGAATCTGGATTTTGTTTATATCGCTTTACACGGTGTATTTGGAGAAGATGGGAGAATACAGGCGATTTTGCAAAGTCTGGGAGTGGCTTATAGCGGGCCTGGAGTGATGTCAAGTGCAGTCTGCATGGATAAGGAATTTTCAAAAAGAATTGTGGCTGGATATGGAGTTAGAATTGCAAAATGGAAAAGTGTACGTGTAGGTGAAACTGTTGACTTTGAAACAATAAAAAAAGAATTGGGAAATCGTGTTGTAGTAAAGCCAAATAACGGTGGTTCAAGTATTGGAGTAAGTTTTGTGGAAAATCAGGAAGAACTTGAAAAAGGGCTGGAACTTGTTTTTGGAATGGATAAGGAGGCATTGATTGAGGAAGTTCTGCATGGTGTGGAAATAAGCGTACCTGTGATTGGTGGGGAAGTTTTTCCGACACTAAGAATTGAGGCTCTTGCAGGAGATTACTTTGACTATGAATCAAAATATGCAAAAGGTGGAGCAAATGAATATGTATTTGAATTTCCTGAAAAAGTGCAGGCTGAAATTAATAAGTTTGCAAAAGACAGTTATTATGGGCTAAAATGTGAAGGATTTGCAAGAATAGACTTTATGGTGGTAAATGAAGAAACACCATATTTTATGGAAGTAAACACATCGCCAGGAATGACATCTGCCAGCTTATTGCCAAAAAGCACAGCTTCAAAAGGTTATGATTATTCACAGACATTGGACTTGTTAATACAATCTTCAATAAAAGTGGAAAGATAA
- a CDS encoding TatD family hydrolase, with protein MSKIIDTHTHIYDKQFENDFDDVMKRIEDELEGIVSIGFDLESSLKSIELANRYSFVNAVIGVHPVDIKKYNDEVEKELERLALTEKKVVAIGEIGLDYHWMEDPKDVQVAGFRKQMELAERVKKPVVIHTREALQDTLDVLKDYKNVGGILHCYPGSLEAAKPFLDRYYLGIGGTLTFKNNKKTKELVKELPLEKIVLETDCPYLTPVPFRGKRNEPIYTKYVAEEVARIKEISVEEVIKITTENARKIYGI; from the coding sequence ATGAGTAAAATAATTGATACGCATACGCACATTTATGATAAACAGTTTGAAAATGATTTTGATGATGTGATGAAAAGGATTGAAGATGAGTTGGAAGGGATTGTAAGCATTGGGTTTGATTTGGAAAGTTCACTTAAAAGCATTGAACTTGCGAATAGATATTCATTTGTGAATGCAGTAATTGGAGTTCATCCTGTGGATATAAAAAAATATAATGATGAAGTAGAAAAAGAACTGGAAAGATTGGCATTGACTGAAAAAAAAGTTGTCGCAATTGGGGAAATTGGGCTGGATTATCACTGGATGGAAGATCCGAAGGATGTTCAGGTTGCTGGATTTAGAAAGCAGATGGAACTTGCAGAAAGGGTAAAAAAACCAGTTGTTATCCATACAAGAGAAGCTTTGCAGGATACGCTTGATGTTTTGAAGGATTATAAAAATGTTGGCGGAATTTTGCATTGTTATCCAGGTTCTTTAGAAGCGGCAAAACCGTTTTTAGATAGGTATTACTTGGGAATTGGTGGTACTTTGACGTTTAAAAATAATAAAAAGACAAAGGAGCTTGTGAAGGAATTGCCTTTGGAAAAAATTGTTCTGGAAACAGATTGTCCGTATTTGACACCTGTGCCTTTTCGAGGGAAACGGAATGAGCCAATTTATACAAAATATGTAGCAGAAGAAGTGGCTAGAATTAAGGAAATTTCGGTAGAGGAAGTTATTAAGATAACTACTGAAAATGCTAGGAAAATCTATGGAATATAA
- a CDS encoding type II toxin-antitoxin system HicA family toxin — protein sequence MSYRKIEKRFRKLGGKVVRIKGSHYQWVIPGVKGVVTVPYSKDIPVGTLRSIQKQVGIKF from the coding sequence ATGTCATATAGAAAAATCGAAAAAAGATTTAGAAAATTAGGCGGAAAAGTTGTACGTATAAAAGGAAGTCATTATCAATGGGTGATTCCAGGTGTGAAAGGTGTGGTCACAGTACCATATTCAAAAGATATACCTGTAGGAACATTAAGAAGTATTCAAAAACAAGTCGGGATTAAATTCTAG
- a CDS encoding Crp/Fnr family transcriptional regulator, translating into MKIEDLSLFLTNVSLFKGLNPQEISDCLRKVDFKIKDYKKNEIVFFRGDILKKVIIIINGTTHGEMQKFNGDTIVINQMKSGEVLASAFLFGNDNIFPVDLVTLENSKFLLFDKEKYLNLIQSDKRLLLNFINEISNKSQLLSKRIWFNFTHKTIEEKILSYINENAKNNKIKFLPSISALAKKFEVTRPALSREISNLCKKKILTKIENNIYSINFSNFSKKNV; encoded by the coding sequence ATGAAAATAGAAGATTTGTCGCTTTTTTTAACCAATGTATCACTCTTTAAAGGATTAAATCCTCAAGAAATTTCAGATTGCTTAAGAAAAGTTGACTTTAAAATAAAAGACTATAAAAAAAACGAGATAGTTTTTTTTCGTGGAGATATTTTAAAAAAAGTGATTATTATTATAAATGGAACAACACATGGAGAAATGCAAAAATTTAATGGAGATACAATCGTTATCAATCAGATGAAATCTGGTGAAGTTCTAGCTTCTGCATTCTTGTTTGGAAATGATAATATCTTTCCAGTTGATTTGGTAACATTGGAAAATTCCAAATTTCTTTTATTTGACAAGGAAAAATATTTAAATTTAATACAATCAGATAAAAGGCTATTACTTAACTTTATAAATGAAATTTCTAACAAAAGCCAGCTATTATCCAAACGTATATGGTTTAATTTCACACACAAGACTATTGAAGAAAAAATTCTTAGTTACATAAATGAAAATGCAAAAAACAATAAAATAAAATTTTTACCAAGCATCTCAGCTCTAGCAAAAAAATTTGAAGTAACAAGACCTGCTTTGTCAAGAGAAATTTCAAACTTATGCAAAAAAAAGATTTTAACAAAAATAGAAAACAATATTTACTCAATAAATTTTTCTAATTTTTCCAAAAAGAATGTTTGA